One window of the Leptolyngbya iicbica LK genome contains the following:
- a CDS encoding adenosine-specific kinase produces the protein MELKAIPLTIPDGANVILGQSHFIKTVEDLYEVMVGISSQVKFGLAFCEASGPCLIRQAGNDPELTAIAVENARNVAAGHTFHILMQEAFPINFLPAIKACPEVCGIYCATANPVQVIVAETDQGRGILGVVDGSSPQGVEGPEDAADRHNFLRQIGYKL, from the coding sequence ATGGAACTCAAAGCCATTCCCCTAACCATTCCCGATGGGGCCAATGTCATCTTGGGACAATCCCATTTCATCAAAACGGTTGAAGATTTATATGAAGTCATGGTGGGGATTTCGAGCCAGGTCAAGTTCGGCTTGGCTTTTTGTGAGGCGTCTGGTCCTTGCCTGATCCGCCAAGCGGGCAATGACCCTGAATTGACCGCGATCGCCGTCGAAAATGCTCGCAACGTAGCTGCTGGGCACACCTTTCATATTTTGATGCAAGAGGCTTTTCCGATTAATTTCCTGCCCGCAATCAAAGCCTGTCCCGAAGTCTGTGGCATTTACTGCGCCACGGCCAACCCGGTGCAAGTGATCGTGGCGGAAACAGACCAGGGCCGGGGCATCTTAGGGGTGGTCGATGGCAGTTCGCCCCAGGGAGTTGAAGGGCCTGAGGATGCGGCAGACAGGCACAACTTTTTACGGCAAATTGGTTACAAGCTGTGA
- the ispD gene encoding 2-C-methyl-D-erythritol 4-phosphate cytidylyltransferase, whose amino-acid sequence MHLLIPAAGVGRRMGSDRNKLLLPLRGQPILAWTLRAAAASASIEWVGLICQEIDKPDLLAILDTLNLAKPVVMVLGGETRQESVYNGLQALPPTAEQVLIHDGARCLATPDLFDRCAAALQTCPGLIAAIPVKDTIKIVNDDGIVTATPDRNYLWAAQTPQGFHVAPLKAAHDEGKAKQWTVTDDAALFEKVGLPVKIVPGEETNLKVTTPEDLKIADSVLSDRETAA is encoded by the coding sequence GTGCATCTGTTGATCCCTGCTGCTGGAGTTGGGCGTCGCATGGGCAGCGATCGCAACAAACTGCTGTTGCCATTGCGGGGGCAACCGATTTTGGCGTGGACCCTGCGAGCAGCGGCAGCCAGCGCCAGCATTGAGTGGGTTGGCTTGATTTGTCAGGAAATTGACAAGCCCGATTTGCTGGCGATTTTAGATACTCTCAACCTGGCGAAACCCGTCGTGATGGTGCTGGGGGGCGAGACTCGTCAAGAGTCGGTTTATAACGGTTTGCAAGCGCTACCCCCCACGGCTGAGCAGGTGCTGATTCACGATGGGGCTCGGTGCTTAGCCACCCCCGACTTGTTTGATCGCTGTGCTGCCGCCCTGCAAACTTGTCCGGGCCTGATCGCGGCCATTCCCGTCAAAGACACCATCAAAATTGTGAACGACGATGGCATCGTGACGGCAACGCCCGATCGCAACTATCTTTGGGCCGCCCAAACTCCCCAAGGGTTTCATGTCGCCCCGCTCAAAGCTGCCCATGATGAGGGCAAAGCTAAGCAATGGACCGTCACCGACGACGCGGCCTTGTTCGAAAAAGTGGGCCTGCCGGTGAAAATTGTGCCGGGCGAAGAGACAAACTTAAAGGTCACCACCCCCGAAGATTTGAAGATTGCTGACAGTGTGCTGAGCGATCGCGAAACCGCCGCGTAA